In Syntrophorhabdus sp., the DNA window CCTCGACGACATGGTGAAGTTCATCTGGGGCCCTGAATACAAGACCATACCCAAGCCCGAGCTTCTTGCCGGTTCCTTCAGCCTCGGGTCTGTCGTGGTGCCGGTATACACACTGTTCATAATCGTTGTCGGTTTCGCCGTTGTCCTTTTCGCGTGGTACTTCCTCATGAGGACCGACAAAGGAAAGACGGTGAGGGCCTCGTCTCTCGACAGGGAGATGCTCGGCCTGCTCGGGACGAATGTCCCCATGATAATGACCCTTGTTTTTGGTGTGGCGACGGCGATGGGGGGGCTTGCCGGGGTTATGGCGGCCCCCCTCAGAACCGTCACGCCCGGTGCCGGCGTGGAGGTGATCATCGATTCTCTCATTGTCGTGGTCATCGGCGGTTTCGGAAATTTCTGGGGGGCGCTCCTGGGGGCGCTCATCATCGGCGAAGTGCTCTCTTTCGGCATTCTGTGGATGCCTGAGATGGCCACGGTGCTCACCTTCATCGTCATGATCGTCGTCCTTGTGATAAAGCCTGAAGGCCTGCTCTCACCGAAAGCGACGGGGAGGAAATAGCACAGTGAAGAGTCTCAGACAATATCTGCCATGGATACTGTATTTCGTCTTCTTCCTCGGGATCCTCGCGGTGAACCCGGGGGCGCATTACACGCACCTGCTCGCCCGGGTCATCATCTTCGGCCTCTATGCTGTAGCGTTCAACCTTCTCTTCGGAAGGACGGGGCTCGTCTCCTTCGGGCATGCCCTGTTCTACGGCATTGGCGCGTACATCACCGGGATGCTTGCGAAGGCATCGGGGCCCGATCTCTTTCTGCTTTACATACTCCTTGGCGGGATAGGCGCAGCCATCGTCTCCGTTTTCATCGGTCTGCTCTCCCTGCGCCTGACGGGCATGTTCTTTACCATGCTGACGCTCGCCTTCGCGCAGCTCGCATGGGGCATCACGTTCAAGCTCTACAACTTCACGGGCGGCGACGACGGGATCCAGGCGATCCCAAAACCCGCATATCTCGCTGGTCCCGTCTGGAAATACTACCTTTTCAGTTTCTTCGTCGTAACCATATGCGTGTTCGTCATATGGAGGATCTCCCGGTCCTCGTTCGGGATGGTATTGAAAGGGATCAGGCAGAATCCGGGGAGGATCACCTTCATGGGGCTCAACGTGTACAAGAACCAGCTCGTTGCCTATATCATCTCGGCTTTCTTCACCGCGATCGCCGGAGGACTCTATGCGGGACTTGACGGCAGCATCCATCCCGATATGCTGCACTGGCCGACGTCCGGCAACGCCATACTGATGTGCACCATAGGAGGCATGAACACCTTCTTCGGGCCTGTTATCGGCGCGGCCATACTCACGGGCCTCGAGGAGATCGTTGGGAAATACACCGAGTACTGGTCGTTCAGCATCGGCATTGTGGTGCTTGTCGTGGTCTTGCTCTTCCCAAGGGGATTGCTGGGAATAAAATGGCCATGGGGGAGGAAGAGCACAACGGACGAAAAGGAGACGGAAGTTGCCTGCAATACTGGAGATTAAGGACCTCGACAAGCATTTCGGCGGAATACACGTAACGAACCACGTGACCATTGCCGTCGAAAGAGGGGAGATGTCGGCAATCATCGGCCCGAACGGAGCGGGGAAGACCACCTTCTTCAACCTCATCACGGGTTCGATACCTTCCGACGGCGGCCGCGTGGTCTACGAGAACGAGGACATAACAGCGGCCCGGCCTGAAAAGATCGTGAAGATGGGGATGGTCAGGGCCTTTCAGGTGTCCAGTCTCTTTCTCGAAGAGACGGTATATGATAACGTCTATCTCGCGGCCCTCTCCAACTTCGGGAAGAACGCCGGGATGTTCGCCGACAGGTTGTCTTACAGGGA includes these proteins:
- a CDS encoding branched-chain amino acid ABC transporter permease — translated: MDLTTFVSQFISGLSVAMLLFLIASGLTLIFGVVNVLNFAHGSFYLLGTYFAYQSMQFFDNFWLGLIVGTVCAGVVGMIVEFFFLKRIYGRAEEGAFQLLMTYAFILILDDMVKFIWGPEYKTIPKPELLAGSFSLGSVVVPVYTLFIIVVGFAVVLFAWYFLMRTDKGKTVRASSLDREMLGLLGTNVPMIMTLVFGVATAMGGLAGVMAAPLRTVTPGAGVEVIIDSLIVVVIGGFGNFWGALLGALIIGEVLSFGILWMPEMATVLTFIVMIVVLVIKPEGLLSPKATGRK
- a CDS encoding branched-chain amino acid ABC transporter permease, coding for MKSLRQYLPWILYFVFFLGILAVNPGAHYTHLLARVIIFGLYAVAFNLLFGRTGLVSFGHALFYGIGAYITGMLAKASGPDLFLLYILLGGIGAAIVSVFIGLLSLRLTGMFFTMLTLAFAQLAWGITFKLYNFTGGDDGIQAIPKPAYLAGPVWKYYLFSFFVVTICVFVIWRISRSSFGMVLKGIRQNPGRITFMGLNVYKNQLVAYIISAFFTAIAGGLYAGLDGSIHPDMLHWPTSGNAILMCTIGGMNTFFGPVIGAAILTGLEEIVGKYTEYWSFSIGIVVLVVVLLFPRGLLGIKWPWGRKSTTDEKETEVACNTGD